The following coding sequences are from one Triticum aestivum cultivar Chinese Spring chromosome 5A, IWGSC CS RefSeq v2.1, whole genome shotgun sequence window:
- the LOC123106340 gene encoding uncharacterized protein: protein MAAAADWSSLHQDLLSRIFLLIACLADRVRASAACKHWRRVALDDPPTLPWLLTPSTAGISCYRIFGGLDHPRPSIPGEVHGARFCGSFPGGWFVAAQHDWRAHALLNLRSGERVPLPGRVRIPLYPIVLKCPIVIRVAATSAPPSSGACVVAALTSGLTTLAFWRPGMDCWSQPPMGIVVPHNAQDLTYHDGWFWAITPAENLVCYKPEINDGDAASLTIRHLVYKSHGHGHHQMTTTTPTAPGKAVSRYLLPSASGADLLMVKRFVAPARGGATLRFEVFSLHKEQDGRSASWRSYPMSGRLLFVGRSCSKAFDTGHAGSPGYIYFLDDVYPRGPLSVLQQKVYPCVDTGAWDCSRQEIKRCLPCSPPSDSSPCIWYLH, encoded by the coding sequence atggcggcggcggcggactggtCAAGCCTTCACCAGGACCTCCTCAGCCGTATCTTCCTCCTAATCGCATGCCTCGCCGACCGCGTCAGGGCCTCCGCCGCCTGCAAGCACTGGCGCCGCGTTGCGCTGGATGACCCGCCCACGCTCCCCTGGCTCCTCACGCCCTCCACCGCCGGCATCTCCTGCTACCGCATCTTCGGCGGCTTAGACCATCCGCGCCCGTCCATCCCCGGCGAGGTCCACGGGGCGCGTTTCTGCGGCTCCTTTCCCGGCGGCTGGTTCGTGGCCGCGCAACACGACTGGCGCGCCCACGCCCTGCTCAACCTCCGGTCCGGCGAGCGCGTTCCCCTTCCGGGCCGCGTGCGCATCCCCCTGTACCCCATCGTCCTCAAGTGCCCAATAGTAATCCGCGTCGCCGCCACGTCCGCCCCGCCATCGTCTGGCGCCTGCGTCGTCGCTGCCCTAACGTCAGGCCTGACCACCTTGGCGTTCTGGCGCCCGGGCATGGACTGCTGGTCGCAACCGCCGATGGGAATTGTCGTTCCGCACAACGCCCAGGACCTGACATACCATGACGGATGGTTCTGGGCCATCACCCCCGCGGAGAATCTCGTGTGCTACAAGCCGGAGATCAACGATGGAGACGCCGCCTCTCTTACTATTCGACATCTCGTCTACAAGTCCCATGGACATGGTCACCACCAGATGACCACGACGACCCCGACGGCACCCGGGAAGGCCGTCTCCCGCTACCTCTTGCCCTCCGCCTCCGGCGCCGATCTGCTGATGGTGAAGAGGTTCGTCGCGCCGGCGAGAGGCGGCGCCACGTTGCGCTTCGAGGTCTTCAGCCTACACAAGGAACAGGACGGACGGTCGGCTTCCTGGCGCTCCTACCCGATGAGCGGGCGGCTGCTCTTCGTCGGCCGCAGCTGCTCCAAGGCATTCGACACCGGGCACGCCGGCAGCCCGGGCTACATCTACTTCCTCGACGACGTCTACCCTAGGGGTCCGCTCAGCGTCCTTCAGCAGAAAGTGTATCCCTGCGTGGACACTGGCGCGTGGGATTGCTCCCGTCAGGAAATCAAGCGCTGCCTGCCATGCTCGCCTCCCTCGGACAGCTCGCCCTGCATTTGGTACCTTCATTGA